The segment TGCAAGATCTACACAAATACTCACTACTTGGCCACTACCAACAGTACATTGTTGGCAATCAACAATGCACTGCCCGTACAGAGCAAAATGGGGAAAGACTGAGCTGTCACAAGAATTGCTTGCAGAAAGAAACCAGTAAATATTTATCTTGTCCAAAACATAATGTGTGTCCTATattgttttcctttcttttggAGTGACTTGGGGGGAGTACATTGTTGGGAATCAACAATGGTGCTGGTAAGCCTGGTTGTCTCATATCTGTCTGGTACCTCTTTCACAGTTTGTGCTAATTGTAGGTTTCAAAGGGCTAACAGGGAATGGGAAGAGGGAAAATCCAGTACCTGGTGGGATTGGTACAGTGCAGTATAGGTTGTCAGTGCCACACATGAGACTAACAGGGCTCGACATTGTTATATGTAACACTATACATTCAAAGAAACCATATTGTATCAAAACATTACCCATGTTATATGCTGCTTATTTTAAAACTTAGCAAATGTGCATAATTATGTGGGATCTAAGTAAGAATTTGATCTGCATTTAAAATTCTGGGAAGCATGAAGTTGAATAAATATTTAAGGTGTAACACTTTATGGCTATGTCTAAACTACAAAAACAGTACAAAGATTCACATAAACACCACTATACTTACATGTTCTACAGCATCCATCCATGTAACTTACAATGGTACCACCAATCTAGAAGAAGAAAGCAAATGTCAAATTCTATTTGAAGGGTAAGGTTCTATTTGAATGGTAAGCATTAACAGTCACTTGGATAATATATGGATCTATTGAAAATTCATAAATATTCATATAAAAAcctaacaaataaacaaaatgttgtCACAATCATTAATATTAAGGTGGTAATTGTGATAAAGTGCAGGATAAGCCCTATATGGCCTgctggagtgtttgatgtggtgAGTCCACCCACCTTCATGCACTCGGTCTCATTGAAAGGAGGGCAGCTGTAGGTGTATGAGATGAGGGTGGGGCCTGACTGAGTTTCTGCACATTCATACCTCATGCAGTCGGACACCCACGTCTTCCCTGGCTGAGGGGGGAATCGTGAGAAATGCTTCAAGAACTTGGAATAACCCCATTAAATAAATACCTACTGATGTGTCACCTCAGCACAAACTACCTTATAGAGAGTGACGGAGCTGTTTTCATTCTTGTAAAGGCAAGAAATGTTCACGCAGACCCCACAGCACGCAGACAGGTCTTTGGGTGGGATGTAGATCTGATTCTGAGAGAGCCAAAAAATATTACATCATGAAACAAAATCTGGTCGATGAGAATCTCCTTCACACATTATAAGACATAACCTCTGCAAGGTGGCACAGTTTGCTTTCaggactatttgtgtgtgtgtgtgtgtgtgactcacagggTAGCACTTGGCGGAGCAGTTGGTGCTGGCGGTTCGGATGAGGTGGTAGCCGGTGAGCGGGTCCAGGGTGTTGGTGCAGCGCGCGGTGTAACACACCCCCCGGTCACTGTGCTCCACCATGGTCTGGCCTGGCCGCATcacacccctctccccatccaCACAGACAGCGTCTCGCACTGGGTCAACGAAGGGTTAACGAAAGGGCCACCATCATCAACAATGATCAtcaacaaacatcacacacatacaaacgttACACTGACACTAATGGTAACACAAAGGTCACCGGCCGCTCAAATGAGTGAGATAATGCAGCACAGCTGCAAACCAAAGAAGAGCATGAAGGCAATATTTTAATCAATTAAAATGGCTCTGATTCAGAGAACTGCATTCCTCTCCACAAAGACATATTCGAATGGTTCACTCACCACACTTATGTCTTTTACAACCACAATGGTTTTTGGGGTCGGACTGAAATGACCTGTCAGGTTGTGTGATCTCTCCCTGGACAACAAAAATAAAGTCAACCGAATGACATCAATCACACAGCGATAACATAGAAATCAGCAGAATTACAGGTGGTAGCTGGTAAATTGAGTCACACTTACCAGCGCACATCTTGGACTTGGAATTTTGTCACATGCACACTCTGGAAAATATACatatcagatacacacactggtTAAACAAGatgcagagagcagagacacgTGAGAATAACGGCTTGCAGACAGTGAATGCATTACCACATGTGCGCTGAGGACAGCAGCGGCCGGGGAGACTGTCTGTGGCTATAGCCATGCCCAGAGGACAGGAAAACTCAGCACAGCGGAACAGCTCACAAACTGAAAATACATAGTGGAATGTGATTAAACGATATGACAGCAGATTAACTACAAGGGaatgaaatatatttcacactgcattgggtacagtgtgtttatacagTTCAGTTTTTCCTTAGTGGgtagtctgtatgtgtgatccTAATCGCAAGTGCATAGTAATGACCTGGCAGCAAAAACGGAAGCTAAGTTACTGAAAGTATACAGGCAGTTAGGGTTTCCTGTAGGGGCATGCAGGGGACCTAGAGTAGAGAGGGTCAACAGAGGTGCTTTGATAGGTCTGCCTGCCCTCACCACAGTGATAGACTGGGCAGCAGCGCTCAGTACTGTTGGCGTCCACCGTCAGCAGCTCCCCCTCCTCACATTTCGGAATCATCTCTGGGCACGTGTCGCACACTGATGtgttaatacacacacgcaggcacataaacacacacagacacgcatacacacacacacacacacacacacacacacacacacacacacatacaagtaagTACCAAGATACCATATAACACCAGCTCCAAACATGTGAGAAGTATGTTGTGCACACAAGGTATTCCTTGTCAAACATCAAGCATGTAAACCCATGTCCACTCTCCCGCCCCAGCGTGTCATGAACAGCTCAGCTCCCTCTCTATGCAGGGCCTTGAGCCCACCCTGCCCAGTGCCTGTGACTCACTGCAGATATAGGCCAGGCAGCAGCTCCCATCGGCCTTTGTGGCGATTAGGCTCTGGTCGTCCCGACAGGAGGGCAACTCTGCCTCACAAAGCCCTGGGTCACACTCTGTACAGcacccagagaaacacagtgagagagagacatgacgGGCCAGGCCACAGCCACTGAGCAAAGACAGAAACCATCATCAACATGAGAGGCAACAGTAAGGGGTGGTACAGGTTATAGAcctttattcaattcaattcaattttattttatttacatagcgcgaaaacaattaaattgtctcaaggcgcttaatCTTATGGTCTATGAGAGGTTCCACAGTAGTTTGATTAGATTAAATTCCAAAGTAATTGATTGGATTTTGCTCAGAACAACCTGCTGTCCCCTAAAATGCTGTCAGAATATAATGAACAATGCTTCACAAAAATCCCCCCTCCTCACATTTCGCATGTCAGAGAGGGTATGTTTGAGAGGTGAGCACACTTACCACAGGCATACTCTGGGCAGCAGGAGCCTTCTCTGAAGTATGACACCAGCTTCTCTCCAAACTTACACTCAGGAGGGGCAGCGTCACAAAGACTCTGATTACACACTATGCACAACACATATTTCAAATATCAGCCACAGATTGTACTTCAAATGTATGTACACTCACAAGATTAGATTTATTACAAGTTATGGTTATaatacatatatgatatatattattTGGAACTCTATAGCATTCATATAGAACGCATTACACTACAAGCGCTGCAGCATCATGAGAGCAGTTGTGTTACCCACCACAGGCTTTCTTTGGGCAGCAGCTCTTGTCGTCTGCCAGGCTGAGGAtcacctctccatctttcttacACTCAGGCTGGGGCATCTCAGTGCAGTTATACTCCACTGGCACTATGGTGTCATTATCACACCTATACATGCAGCAGCCATCTTTGGAGGCCTTCCACACCTCCCCCACGGCACGCGGGGTCCCGAAACTGTCGGTGCACGCTGGGGAGAGACAGGACACAACACTGAGGCTGCTTAAAGGGAAAACCCTCAAGGGGGAGTTAAAGACGCAGGTCAAAGACGGCTTTGACACAGGAGCCATAACAAATATCGTTCGCTGGTCAAAACAAGTGCTAGCACCTATTCTGTCTGGAGCGGTTTAGAAGCAACATGGAGGCTTGTTTCATATCTATGCATATGGACAAATAAAAGGATCCTGAAAATGTTCCACAGTGTGTATCCTTATACATGAGCATCCTttacatgcatccacacacacacacacacacacacacacacacacacacacacacacacagagagatcacAGAGATAGGATTAATATGGTGATGTTATAAAAATAGCATTTATATGCCACTGAGTATATGTGAGGTTTTAAACCAAAAGCTTGTTGCTAAAGCACATTGTTTCTGATACGACAAACTATAAATACTTGTTGGTATTACATGAACATTCAGGGTGAAAACCatttatctctatctatctaacaaTTCCAGAGTAATCAGACGGCACAAGTGTTCCGTACCACACTTGGTgggagggatgcagagagatgAGTAGGGCCGGTGCAGGAGGGTCCCCTCGGGGCACACACAGCCCTCGGTCAGGCCGGAGCACTGCTCAGGGTCGTACTCAAACTCATGGTTGGGACAGGACTGAGCAGTGCACGTAGTCAAGCACGCCTGGTAGCGCAGATTCTCAGGGCAGAGAAACGCTGAAGGATCAAAAATATGGATGCTTAAAGAACTACAACCCCCACAACTCAATATCTTACACCTGAATACGCTAAATCTAAATGTGCGCAAAAGATGTAATCAGATGTGTAGGCAACAACTTTCTTTCGTatctcaaatacatttgatgtTTGGTGTTTGAGCACTACTTAGAAGCTGAGACACAAAAGCACACCTCATGCAACAGTAGGAACTCACGGCAATAGTCTGGGCTCCTCCATTCGATGCAGACATTGAACTTGTGACAAGAAGCGACATATGCAGCCAGGGCCACGCATGGATTGTTGACATACTCTGCATCTCGTACCCACAGTTCACAGAAGGTGGCAGGGGGAACCTAAAACCACACAAGGTGAACTTTACTGACACTTTTTCCTATCAGAAATAACTACACAAGCCTTTGGTGTAACATAGGGTATACTCTCAGTATTTGAGATCTCCCCTTGTCTGAACAAGGAATCCCATCAACTGGAGATATAACATCCCACTGTCATATACTCTTTATAACTCTTTATCGCTCCCTGTCATCAACCCTCTCTATTTAGAATGCAGCGCTAAGTCTGAGGAGACCTAGAATACATACATAATCATGACAGGGAATGAAGCTGTTGTTGTGAAGCATGGCCAGGCACTCAGAGCAGTCACTGGTGGAGCAGTTGACCTCCCGTCTGCGGCTGTGACTGACATAGCTGGTGGTGTTGGGGACCTGCCAGCTGTCAATGAACACAGCAGGGTCCTCACTCTCCCCCACCGTCGTGCCGTTGGACAGGGTCAGGTCATTAGCTGGATTACCATCACAGCAACCTTCCGTGGAAGgggtgaaagaaaggaaggaagcaaaggaggaaggaaaaaaagaaagagaggaagaacaaagaaagaaaccaACGAACAGAAACACTTTTGTTACTGTaggtgaaaataaaatataGGTATAAATTATGAAGTCACTAATAAATAGATATGAATAAAGTTCAGTCATGAGATATGTACACTTACCACATAATCCCATGGTGGGCAgttttttgctgtgtgtgtcggTTTCAAGGACCATCATTCCTGTGCTGTGAAACCACTGAATTTTCAGTCCTGTTGGAGTCCTGATGAGATACATGTTGCCTGTGTCCAGGACCTCAAATCCATATTTCTTAAATCGTGGCTTGGCATACCTGGAGTTCACATATAACTGCAAAACATATTCCCAAAAAGGCAATTTAGGCCTTTTATTTGTGatgtaaaataaatgcaaaAGGAAAGGTAAATGTtgatcatattattattattattattatttattttttattctttgATTGGGAAGGGAATAATCTCACCCTTCTCTGAAGCCTGTTGATGATGACattgtgtgaattgtgtgttaTATTCAGCGCTACCAGACAGAGGTTGGTGAAGTTCCAAAGCAgctgcaaaacaaaaagaagaaataagACTATGATAACAAGTTTCATTCATACTAAGCATGGACAGTTCAGCTACCTCTACAGCAGTCTACTTACCGAGTCTGAAACTGGGCACTCTTGGACCAGGATGCTGACCGTCTCATTGGGAAGCTGGGTCACCACATAGGAGGCTGCCTTGTAGATGGCCACACTGTTGCCATCGAAGGTAATGACATTAAGGTCAGGAAACACAGAGCAGCGACCTGTTGGTATTAAATCATAAGGCACTCAGAAAAGGATCAAGAGACATGGAGTATGGGATGTCAGCATCCACGTTTACAAGTGTTTTCTtctaatgtctgtgtgtgtgtgttaatgtgtgagcgtgcagttgtgtgtgtgtgtgtgtgtgtgtgaggtacttaCATGGGCAATCCCATTTAGGGCAGCACTTGTCTCCATTCACGAGAATAGCAAAGCCCAGCAAGCCACAGTTAGGAGGAATGGAGTTATAGGGGCAACTCTGAGACTTGTTGAATAAAACCAGTTGTCCACCAACACAAATGTATTTGGTGCAGTCATCGATAATTTCAGAGTATGGTGGCTGAAAAAAAGATGTGAAAATATCAAATGTTTGAATGTTGCTAACATACAGTGTTGAATGTTGAATAAACCACCACTGATAACGAAATGGGTATCCATTTCAAAAACCAAAATGTACATGTgaaactacactacactatatgCAGTATAATCAGATTAAAATAACAAAGATACACACTGACATATACTCTGGTATATCAAAATGTCCCATTGCCCATATTCTCACTATTTTTTCAATGTGTTAAAAGTAAATTAGTGAACACAAAGCGTAAACTAATACATCAGTATATATTTTAAGAATGGTAATGAAGTACACTGAATAGACTGGACTCACTGTGCACATCCTGGTAGATGGAGCCGTCATGGTGGTGGGTAACTCAGAGGGCGTCTCTGGGGCCTCAGATGACTCCTCTGAAGTAATCAGAGTGACGGGTGACGGCGATGTCTCTGTGGTGCTCCTCACAGGCTCCGCACCGATGGTAGAGAGCGAtgtgggaagaggagaggtcaCTGGTGCTGAAGTGGTCGATGTCTTCACTCCGTCTGGCCCAAGAGTGGACTTCTCAGTCAGTGCTGAAGTGGCTTCTGGAGTGGGTCGGAGATCCACCGTAGGCGTGGAGGCAGAAGTAGTGGTGGGTATCCtctctgtggtggtggtggtggtgaattCGGGTCGGGCTACTGTTGATGTCAAAGTGACCACTGGCCTGGAGGAGGTAATCGTGGTCTTTGTGGTTGGTGCCTCTTCAGTTTTAGTTGTGAGTTCCGTGGTTACGGCCCTAACGGTGGTATGAGGAGTGCGGGCGGAAGACACAGACTCTGACACTGTGTGCGGAACGACAGTCGGAGAACCGGGTGGTGTCCTCACTGTGGATGAAGTTGAACGTGGTGTTGTTGTGGGTTCTGTGATTCTGGTAGTCGTTGTGCTTGAAGTGGATGTTTCAGTGGGGGACACAGGAGGCGCTGGGGTAGAAGGAGTGACTCTGGATGTCGTTCGGAGTGTTGTTGTGCTCCATGTGGTTTGGGTAGTGGGGCTTACTCTGGTGGTTACTCTCTCGGAGGGAGTGCTTGGCCTTGAGgttgctggggctggggctgatgTAGTGTAGACTACGGGTGACCAGGGCGAGGGCTGGGATGTGGTAGCGTCTGTCGTCGACACCTCAACCCTCCCTGTTACAGGATGGACTCTTGTTGTGTCCGTATGTGGATGTATGGTCACTGGCCCCACAGTAGTTGTTTGGATACTCGGTCGAGACGTCCTCCCAGTTGTTGAGAGAGTGCTGAGTCTGTCTTTTGTCGTCACCTCTGGAattgttgttgtgattgttggaATTCGGCTGGTCGCTCTCTCCGTGGTTGTTGtggattttgttgttgttgttgctgagaGAGTTGGTCCTGTGACTGACGTGGCAACCCTTGTCGTAGCCCAGGGGCTTGGAGGAGCTGTGCTGGTCGTCATGGATGTGGCCTCACCTGTGGTGACGGGTGATGTGACAGACTTGGTTGTTGAGGTCACTCTCTGTGTGACAGGAATGGGGGTGGAAGAAGTTTCTGGATAGCCAGGTGTCTGCCAGTCTGTCGTTCTCCGTGTGCTGGGCTGGGACGTGGTGCTGGTGACCTCCACAGCTGGTCTGTATGTTGTGGTCTTTGTGGATGGCACCTGGGACACAGCAGAAGTTGGTAATGCTGATGTGGTCTCTGTTTGCGTTGATGTTGGAAGAGTAGTTGTGGAGACTGTATGAATGGGCTCTGCTGTTGTGGATCTCTCTGGAAGTCTTGTGGTTGAGGAAATTCCAGTAGAAACAGGCTGGACAGGAGTGGTGTGGGAAGTGGTCAGTCGGCTGGTTGTAGTCTGCGCCCAGTCCACAGTGACATACGCAGAGGTCTCCGTAATCTTTTCAGTGGTTGAAACCCCTGGTGACCAGGATGTTCTTGAGGTATATGCAGTAGGTGACGGTGTTTCTCTTGCAGTTGTTAGCTTTTTGGTAGCCGTTACCTCAGGTGGTCGCGTTGAAGCGGTAAAACGAGTGCTCAGAGGAGAAAGTGCTGTTGGAGTGACCACAGTCGTAGTTTTCTTAGTTGTAGCTGTTTGCTCTGAAGTAGGTGATGCAGGCACTGCTGATGTTGTTGTCCTTGTTGGAGATGTATCAGGTGTCCAGGAGGACGGCTCGGGAATGGCTGTTGTTGATGTCCGAGGTTCTGTGGGGGATGTTCGTACTGTCTGCTCTGTTGGTACTGTGGAGCTGACAGGCTGAGTGGTCTGCGGCTCAGGGGCCATAGGTGGTGTTGTCTTCACAGTAGTGAAAGTCTGACTGGGTGTGGTTGATTCTGTAGTGGATTCCGGAATAGTCTTTACAGTAGTAGTAGCTACAGTGTGAGTGGGGGAAGTTGCTAGTGAGTATATCGTTGATGTAAAAGATACAGTAGTCCTAGTCTCAGCTGCAGGGGTTGGTTTGAGTGATGGTGTAGTGTGCTCAGATGTACTTGGTGTCTCTGGAGCTCTGGTGGCAGCTGTGGTAGAGGAGACTGTAGAGGCTGTTGACCTGTGGGTCACCGCTGAAGGCTCGGATGCTGTGGTATGCCTGGTGCTGGAGGTGGTAATGTGGGGAGAGACCCTAGCAGTGCTGGACGTGGCCCCAGTGGTGACCCTGGTCGTGGAGACTGGGAGTACAGGCAGAGTACTTGCCCTGGTGGGCCCCTCAGTAGGGCTGGTGATCTCAGCCACAGTAGGggatgggggtgagggggcgCTGGTGGCGCTGGTGGCACTGGTGGCACTAGTGGGGAGTTGTGAGGTGATGCCCGTCCTGGCTGTAGAGGAGGTCAGCCAGAAGAGTGATGTGGGGGAGACTGGAGTTGTCCTCTGAGTGCTGGCAGAAACAGGAGTGGGTGAGGGGCTGGGTGTCCTGGTGGTTCTCTCTGTGGTGCCCACAGGGCTGGAGGGCGAGGCTG is part of the Clupea harengus chromosome 6, Ch_v2.0.2, whole genome shotgun sequence genome and harbors:
- the otog gene encoding otogelin, encoding MTCRSWGQYNFETFDGLYFYYPGKCTYTLLRDCEDTTQSSVLIQVHNDPGCGSFPYTCARSISLFLPWEGEIRLQNFTVTFKGQSVQLPFHIHDIELERISQYILVTQRHGFTLAWEGYSGSVYIKMSPEYVGRTCGLCGNFNADVQDDLKTSYGIVTEDVAMFGNSWTEEEPNQASCAMVPSLYPSPCAAQDAHTLLKVEEVCATLMKDPFKSCHEFVSPYSFMASCSNDLCLSGPSGDEVCQVFTEYARACAHAGHTLHDWRSHIQPCAISCPMELVYNECITCCPISCNVERMCIDSKLQCLDGCYCPDDLIFEDGSCVKASDCPCEFHGMLYSSGQVVQEECNNCTCLGGVWDCTEYTCPGECSVTGDMYFQSFDGRVYTFPATCQYVLAKSRNSGKFTITIQNSPCGPNLDGACIQSVNLVVDEDPRTEITMSHIGEVFVSSQYRISLPYSDDVFHIQELSSMFLQVQTSQGLRLQYNWREFRLYLQVSELWKEDTVGLCGTFNGNIQDDFLSPSGMIESTPQLFGNAWRVPSACMPSVSLPQLDPCDIHQQTASYAAQMCDILNQGLFAPCHAYLSPVPFHQQCRADTCKCGQPCLCSALAHYARHCRRFSIIIDFRAQVSDCAITCPETMEYGTCVSACQRRCQFLSIPQLCDQEYKTCPPGQRYHECGEVMFNSVPSKGVACEETCESYLLNLTCSAHEPCIPGCVCPEGLLKHGDECFPPAACPCLWKGKEYFPGDQVTSPCHQCVCQHGTFQCVFQPCPSMCTSYGDRHYRTFDGLLFDYVGVCKVYLVKSSVESMLSVSAENVDCYESGVICRKALLITIGRSVIAFDDDSGKPSPSSVMDRRQSMYIWQAGYFTIVHIPEVDVTVLWDRKTTIHIQAGPRWQGKLSGLCGNFDLKTVNEMRTPENIDSSTAQEFGNSWTAAECVNSPDIRHPCSLSPLREPFAKKQCGILLSEVFQVCHPVVDVTWFYMNCLADTCGCNRGGDCECFCTSVAAYAHQCCQQGISVDWRTPSICPYDCEYYNKVLGKGPFQLTTYRERDTVIAANRTSGVVLPRRRSIAARGLLSMFMMTPGLSKERPHDTSLVSFEAVDRPNYFLRVDRGGHLRLAKWQDKEAFLDECTFALHRDTWISGYDSLESFSKPGFFMHYMLSWVHLMKYNHSDGFRRATLFRLTAPSPEYQIGPRCQWRYESCVSPCFRTCSDPSGKSCVTILKVEGCLPLCPAHMVLDEVTQRCVHLEDCTKPPVAVQPITPSSTAATPAAVTSATTTTTLAPSTTRATPPSTSSAPSTSSPAAETSSTTARAPTTSTDKVVPPTTTITTGVSRVTTEPTTTSKPAVPTGVSESSSPTVRPDVAESVTTVRTSAASPSSPVGTTERTTRTPSPSPTPVSASTQRTTPVSPTSLFWLTSSTARTGITSQLPTSATSATSATSAPSPPSPTVAEITSPTEGPTRASTLPVLPVSTTRVTTGATSSTARVSPHITTSSTRHTTASEPSAVTHRSTASTVSSTTAATRAPETPSTSEHTTPSLKPTPAAETRTTVSFTSTIYSLATSPTHTVATTTVKTIPESTTESTTPSQTFTTVKTTPPMAPEPQTTQPVSSTVPTEQTVRTSPTEPRTSTTAIPEPSSWTPDTSPTRTTTSAVPASPTSEQTATTKKTTTVVTPTALSPLSTRFTASTRPPEVTATKKLTTARETPSPTAYTSRTSWSPGVSTTEKITETSAYVTVDWAQTTTSRLTTSHTTPVQPVSTGISSTTRLPERSTTAEPIHTVSTTTLPTSTQTETTSALPTSAVSQVPSTKTTTYRPAVEVTSTTSQPSTRRTTDWQTPGYPETSSTPIPVTQRVTSTTKSVTSPVTTGEATSMTTSTAPPSPWATTRVATSVTGPTLSATTTTKSTTTTERATSRIPTITTTIPEVTTKDRLSTLSTTGRTSRPSIQTTTVGPVTIHPHTDTTRVHPVTGRVEVSTTDATTSQPSPWSPVVYTTSAPAPATSRPSTPSERVTTRVSPTTQTTWSTTTLRTTSRVTPSTPAPPVSPTETSTSSTTTTRITEPTTTPRSTSSTVRTPPGSPTVVPHTVSESVSSARTPHTTVRAVTTELTTKTEEAPTTKTTITSSRPVVTLTSTVARPEFTTTTTTERIPTTTSASTPTVDLRPTPEATSALTEKSTLGPDGVKTSTTSAPVTSPLPTSLSTIGAEPVRSTTETSPSPVTLITSEESSEAPETPSELPTTMTAPSTRMCTPPYSEIIDDCTKYICVGGQLVLFNKSQSCPYNSIPPNCGLLGFAILVNGDKCCPKWDCPCRCSVFPDLNVITFDGNSVAIYKAASYVVTQLPNETVSILVQECPVSDSLLWNFTNLCLVALNITHNSHNVIINRLQRRLYVNSRYAKPRFKKYGFEVLDTGNMYLIRTPTGLKIQWFHSTGMMVLETDTHSKKLPTMGLCGCCDGNPANDLTLSNGTTVGESEDPAVFIDSWQVPNTTSYVSHSRRREVNCSTSDCSECLAMLHNNSFIPCHDYVPPATFCELWVRDAEYVNNPCVALAAYVASCHKFNVCIEWRSPDYCPFLCPENLRYQACLTTCTAQSCPNHEFEYDPEQCSGLTEGCVCPEGTLLHRPYSSLCIPPTKCACTDSFGTPRAVGEVWKASKDGCCMYRCDNDTIVPVEYNCTEMPQPECKKDGEVILSLADDKSCCPKKACVCNQSLCDAAPPECKFGEKLVSYFREGSCCPEYACECDPGLCEAELPSCRDDQSLIATKADGSCCLAYICMCDTCPEMIPKCEEGELLTVDANSTERCCPVYHCVCELFRCAEFSCPLGMAIATDSLPGRCCPQRTCECACDKIPSPRCALGEITQPDRSFQSDPKNHCGCKRHKCVRDAVCVDGERGVMRPGQTMVEHSDRGVCYTARCTNTLDPLTGYHLIRTASTNCSAKCYPNQIYIPPKDLSACCGVCVNISCLYKNENSSVTLYKPGKTWVSDCMRYECAETQSGPTLISYTYSCPPFNETECMKIGGTIVSYMDGCCRTCKEDGKSCQKVTVRMTIRKNDCRSNRPVNIVSCDGKCPSASIYNYNINTYARFCKCCREMGLQRRTVQLYCSGNSTWVNYAIQEPTDCSCQWS